One region of Culex pipiens pallens isolate TS chromosome 2, TS_CPP_V2, whole genome shotgun sequence genomic DNA includes:
- the LOC120412806 gene encoding glutamine synthetase 1, mitochondrial-like, with product MSFRVFGLLIRQELAGVASGKASTRMISTSSVRSARILKDSPNAYLSKTLLERYQKLKYDPKYVQATYLWIDGTGENVRLKDRVLDYVPQKPEDCPSWQYDGSSTYQALGGNSDMKLVPRALYKDPFKPGDNDVIVLCDTYQPDGKPTESNKRYLMQEAYDKTKCLEPWFGIEQEYTFLDIDGRPLGWPTAGFPGPQGPYYCATGAQNVVGRDIAEAHALACLYAGIDFAGTNAEVMPAQWEYQVGPNLGMKCADDIWVSRYILWRIAEDYGVVVTFDPKPMPGNWNGAGGHCNFSTKPMRADNGIEAIKAAIEKLSKQHAKHIKAYDPRGGKDNERRLVGRLETSSIDKFSWGVADRGSSVRIPRGVADANKGYLEDRRPSSNCDPYSVCHAILDTCLVQE from the coding sequence ATGTCGTTCAGAGTGTTCGGTTTATTGATCCGCCAGGAGTTGGCTGGAGTTGCTAGCGGCAAGGCTTCAACGCGCATGATCAGCACCAGTTCGGTGCGATCCGCCCGCATTCTGAAGGACTCGCCCAATGCGTACCTCAGCAAAACTCTGCTGGAACGGTACCAGAAGCTGAAGTACGACCCCAAGTACGTGCAGGCCACTTACCTGTGGATCGACGGAACCGGCGAGAACGTGCGTCTAAAGGACCGCGTCCTGGACTATGTTCCGCAGAAGCCAGAGGACTGCCCAAGCTGGCAGTATGATGGTAGCTCAACCTATCAGGCTCTCGGCGGCAACTCGGACATGAAGCTAGTCCCGCGTGCCCTGTACAAGGATCCGTTCAAGCCCGGAGATAACGACGTGATTGTACTCTGCGACACGTACCAGCCCGATGGAAAGCCCACCGAATCCAACAAGCGATACCTGATGCAGGAAGCCTACGACAAAACCAAGTGTCTGGAACCATGGTTCGGAATTGAACAGGAGTACACTTTCCTCGACATTGACGGCAGGCCTCTGGGCTGGCCCACCGCCGGTTTCCCAGGCCCGCAGGGTCCGTACTACTGCGCTACCGGTGCTCAGAATGTCGTTGGTCGTGATATTGCCGAGGCGCACGCTTTGGCTTGCTTGTACGCCGGAATCGACTTTGCCGGAACCAACGCCGAAGTCATGCCAGCCCAGTGGGAGTACCAGGTTGGGCCCAACCTAGGCATGAAGTGCGCCGACGACATCTGGGTTTCGCGCTACATTCTGTGGCGTATCGCTGAGGATTACGGCGTTGTCGTCACCTTCGATCCCAAGCCAATGCCGGGCAACTGGAACGGTGCCGGAGGACACTGCAACTTCTCCACGAAGCCGATGCGAGCGGATAACGGCATTGAAGCGATCAAGGCCGCCATCGAGAAGCTGTCCAAGCAGCACGCCAAGCACATCAAGGCGTACGACCCGCGCGGAGGAAAGGACAACGAACGCCGTCTGGTAGGCCGCCTGGAAACCTCCTCGATCGACAAATTCAGCTGGGGCGTCGCCGACCGTGGCTCCAGTGTGCGCATTCCACGTGGCGTCGCCGACGCCAACAAGGGCTACCTCGAGGACCGACGTCCGAGCTCCAACTGTGATCCGTACAGCGTTTGCCATGCCATCTTGGACACCTGCCTGGTTCAAGAGTAA